One region of Papaver somniferum cultivar HN1 unplaced genomic scaffold, ASM357369v1 unplaced-scaffold_131, whole genome shotgun sequence genomic DNA includes:
- the LOC113332570 gene encoding ABC transporter I family member 20-like: MAAAATTIEINNLKFTYPGIDGHPPPNSTPLIEDFNLSLKSGERCLLVGSNGAGKTTILKILGGKHMVEQSMVRVLGRSAFHDTALTSSGDLCYLGGEWKRDVAFAGFEVSIQMDVSAEKMIFGVAGVDPERRSELIKVLDIDLSWRLHKVSDGQRRRVQVCMGLLKPFKVLLLDEITVDLDVLARADLLKFLRKECEERGATIIYATHIFDGLEDWPSHIVYVARGKLQLAMPMEKVKETSKLSLLRTVESWLRKERDEDRKRRKERKAMGLPEFEQRVVGSNVVGAPAGSAARPLNNGWAGGTLHSTIKGEGNFVFSSNRVLRN; the protein is encoded by the exons atggcagcagcagcaacaacaattgaaATCAACAATCTGAAATTCACATATCCAGGTATCGATGGGCATCCACCACCAAATTCAACTCCATTGATTGAAGATTTCAATCTCTCTTTGAAATCTGGCGAACGCTGCCTTCTTGTTGGATCTAATGGAGCTG GGAAAACAACAATTTTGAAGATATTAGGTGGGAAACATATGGTGGAGCAATCTATGGTTAGGGTTCTTGGGAGATCAGCTTTTCATGATACTGCTTTGACATCTTCCGGTGATCTTTGTTATCTTGGTGGAGAG TGGAAGCGAGATGTTGCTTTTGCTGGGTTTGAGGTTTCAATTCAAATGGATGTGTCGGCTGAGAAAATGATATTCGGGGTTGCAGGAGTTGATCCTGAAAGGAGATCTGAACTCATTAAG GTGTTAGATATAGATCTATCATGGAGATTGCATAAGGTGTCTGATGGTCAGAGAAGACGTGTGCAAGTCTGTATGGGTCTCCTAAAGCCATTTAAG GTTCTTCTTCTTGATGAGATAACGGTGGACCTTGATGTGCTAGCAAGGGCTGACCTTTTAAAGTTTCTTCGAAAAGAGTGTGAGGAGAGAGGAGCTACAATTATATATGCGACCCACATATTTGATGGTCTAGAGGATTGGCCTTCACATATT GTTTATGTTGCCCGCGGAAAATTGCAACTTGCAATGCCAATGGAGAAAGTAAAAGAGACTTCCAAGCTGTCCCTGTTG AGAACAGTAGAGAGTTGGCTAAGAAAAGAAAGGGACGAGGAcagaaagagaaggaaagagaggaAGGCAATGGGCCTTCCAGAATTTGAACAGCGTGTTGTGGGCAGTAATGTGGTTGGGGCACCAGCCGGCAGTGCTGCTCGTCCCCTGAACAATGGTTGGGCAGGTGGAACGCTTCACTCCACCATCAAAGGTGAAGGAAATTTTGTTTTCAGTTCCAACAGAGTTTTGCGTAACTGA
- the LOC113332404 gene encoding ADP-ribosylation factor, with the protein MGLSFTKLFSRLFAKKEMRILMVGLDAAGKTTILYKLKLGEIVTTIPTIGFNVETVEYKNISFTVWDVGGQDKIRPLWRHYFQNTQGLIFVVDSNDRDRVVEARDELHRMLNEDELRDAVLLVFANKQDLPNAMNAAEITDKLGLHSLRQRHWYIQSTCATSGEGLYEGLDWLSNNIANKA; encoded by the exons ATGGGGCTGTCATTCACCAAGTTATTTAGTAGGCTATTTGCCAAGAAGGAGATGAGAATTCTTATGGTAGGTCTAGATGCGGCTGGTAAGACTACAATTTTGTATAAGCTCAAGTTGGGAGAGATTGTTACCACCATTCCTACTATTG GATTTAATGTGGAGACTGTTGAGTACAAGAACATCAGTTTCACTGTGTGGGATGTTGGAGGTCAAGACAAG atcCGACCCTTGTGGAGACATTACTTCCAAAACACCCAAGGTCTTATCTTTGTGGTTGACAGCAACGATCGTGATCGTGTGGTTGAAGCTAGAGATGAACTGCATAGGATGTTGAATGAG GATGAGTTGAGAGATGCTGTGCTTCTAGTGTTCGCTAACAAACAGGATCTTCCAAATGCAATGAATGCTGCTGAGATCACTGATAAGCTTGGTCTTCATTCTCTTCGTCAACGACACTG GTACATCCAGAGTACATGTGCAACTTCAGGAGAAGGGTTGTATGAAGGTCTTGACTGGCTCTCCAACAACATTGCTAACAAGGCATAG